The following proteins are co-located in the Carassius carassius chromosome 39, fCarCar2.1, whole genome shotgun sequence genome:
- the LOC132121083 gene encoding CD59 glycoprotein-like, producing the protein MKMGSRTLVLILLLGALCVAQALKCNYCQKIDRDNPTCDKIEEKECSSGFDKCITIKMHPPAYGEVRRCANTNECDAQVPPQVEKECCNTDLCN; encoded by the exons ATGAAGATGGGATCCCGCACATTGGTTCTGATCTTGCTTTTAGGTGCTCTCTGTG TTGCACAGGCACTGAAGTGCAACTACTGCCAGAAGATTGACAGAGACAATCCCACCTGTGATAAGATAGAGGAGAAAGAGTGCAGCAGTGGTTTTGATAAGTGTATTACCATCAAAATGCATCCTCCAGCTT ATGGTGAGGTGCGCAGATGTGCAAACACTAATGAGTGTGATGCTCAGGTGCCTCCTCAGGTTGAGAAGGAGTGCTGCAACACAGACCTCTGCAACTGA
- the LOC132121562 gene encoding zinc finger protein 668-like translates to MASPHPGSPPTTEQYTPPPSETELNKEPDNSSEQPPRRRGKGRPPKTLHTFKCSTCQEVFSSSSALQSHKLSVHGKDKPQQYTCGKCTKTFSSRAQLSKHQRSHSAQRPFQCPHCNKAYKTPTELRNHSRSHTGEKPFVCSDCGKAFMQAICLRIHMTQHSGERPHSCPHCSKSYPTLSKLKVHQRSHTGEKPYFCSECGKSFADPSVFRKHRRNHQGHRPYSCGQCGKTYTELKDLKNHERSHTGEKPFLCSDCGKAFSRSSSLACHLRIHSKSKPYQCEECGKGFTQLSSYQSHLRTHSGEKPFLCPQCGKMFSDPSSFRRHQRAHQGFKPYPCDKCTKRFRQPADLAVHQRVHSGQRPYKCQSCDKAFVASWDLRRHMLVHSGLRPFSCTECGKSFTERSSLNKHRRVHSGERPYKCQLCFKSFVVSSSLRKHERTHLSERPLQVQVTPETAQMFPPTLPQFSCSHCDMIFGTWEEVQAHTSLHTVSPPSDSVVSALHVGPHVCVTCQAEFAQLAELQAHEKLHPKPRPHVCDQCSKGFLNKAGLRKHQRIHSTNRPHCCDVCGKAFLFAAYLRKHVRTHRDTESSSSMPQTDIVHSQPLQAPPSGSEPTSISLTVPVTVPVSAFQTMPAHMYIDKEEGL, encoded by the coding sequence ATGGCTTCACCTCATCCAGGTAGTCCACCAACCACAGAGCAGTATACACCTCCGCCTTCTGAGACTGAGCTCAACAAGGAACCAGACAACTCATCAGAACAACCTCCAAGAAGAAGAGGCAAAGGGAGACCACCAAAAACTTTGCACACTTTTAAATGCTCGACCTGTCAAGAGGTCTTTAGCAGCTCTTCAGCTCTACAGAGCCACAAGCTGTCGGTACATGGTAAAGACAAACCGCAGCAATACACCTGTGGTAAGTGCACAAAGACATTCTCCAGCCGTGCGCAGCTTTCCAAGCATCAGCGCTCCCACTCTGCTCAGCGTCCGTTTCAGTGCCCACACTGCAATAAGGCTTACAAGACTCCAACGGAGTTACGCAACCACAGCCGTTCACACACAGGGGAGAAACCGTTTGTTTGTTCTGACTGTGGCAAGGCATTTATGCAGGCCATTTGCCTGCGTATCCACATGACACAGCACAGTGGTGAAAGGCCTCATTCTTGCCCTCATTGCTCTAAGAGTTATCCCACACTATCCAAACTGAAAGTACACCAACGATCACACACCGGGGAGAAGCCTTACTTTTGTTCcgagtgtgggaagagtttcgcCGACCCTTCGGTGTTCCGCAAGCATCGGCGTAATCACCAAGGCCACCGGCCGTATTCATGTGGCCAGTGCGGTAAAACATACACGGAGCTGAAGGACTTGAAGAACCATGAGCGTTCGCACACGGGTGAGAAGCCTTTTCTGTGTTCGGACTGTGGCAAAGCCTTCTCCCGGTCGTCCTCTTTGGCGTGCCACTTGCGAATCCACTCCAAGAGCAAGCCGTATCAGTGTGAAGAGTGCGGCAAAGGTTTTACTCAGCTGTCCTCATACCAGTCCCATCTTCGTACCCACTCGGGTGAAAAACCCTTCTTGTGTCCACAGTGCGGCAAGATGTTCTCCGATCCCTCTAGTTTCCGCCGACATCAACGGGCGCATCAAGGATTCAAGCCGTACCCTTGTGACAAGTGCACTAAGAGGTTTCGGCAGCCAGCAGACCTTGCGGTGCATCAGCGTGTGCACTCAGGTCAGCGGCCCTACAAATGCCAAAGTTGCGATAAAGCTTTCGTCGCTTCTTGGGATCTGCGTCGCCACATGCTAGTTCACTCCGGGCTGCGGCCTTTTTCTTGCACGGAATGTGGCAAGTCCTTTACGGAGCGCTCAAGTCTGAACAAACACAGAAGGGTGCATTCAGGGGAGCGTCCTTACAAATGCCAGCTGTGCTTCAAGTCATTTGTTGTGTCATCCAGTTTGCGCAAACATGAAAGGACACACTTGTCCGAGAGACCGTTACAGGTCCAGGTCACTCCTGAAACGGCTCAGATGTTTCCTCCCACCCTTCCCCAGTTCTCCTGCTCTCACTGTGATATGATATTCGGGACATGGGAGGAAGTGCAGGCCCATACCAGCCTTCACACTGTCTCTCCCCCGTCCGATTCTGTGGTTTCAGCTTTGCATGTCGGCCCACATGTTTGTGTGACCTGCCAGGCAGAGTTTGCTCAGCTGGCTGAACTGCAAGCACACGAGAAACTGCACCCCAAGCCACGTCCTCACGtttgtgaccagtgcagtaagggTTTTCTGAATAAAGCAGGGCTTCGTAAACACCAGCGCATCCACTCGACTAATCGGCCGCATTGCTGCGATGTTTGCGGAAAGGCTTTTCTTTTCGCTGCCTACCTACGCAAGCATGTGCGCACCCACCGCGACACTGAGTCCTCATCCTCCATGCCTCAGACAGACATAGTGCACAGCCAACCCCTGCAGGCGCCACCGTCAGGATCCGAGCCCACCTCTATTTCTCTGACTGTTCCGGTGACTGTGCCGGTGTCGGCATTTCAGACGATGCCAGCCCATATGTATATAGACAAGGAAGAGGGGCTCTGA